The Corallococcus exiguus genome has a window encoding:
- a CDS encoding flagellar biosynthetic protein FliO codes for MSAPVNTLLSSFSPRGRLLFASALLVGLATLAPLGGLSLVGTSRLLIGAMALAGLGWVLLRKGGMAGSADAAAPEPLRVVSRTGLSQRCGLALVEADGRRYLVAYGDTFAEIHETRAMAVMPGAMPRPTVKPRFDLAPTVLFPRARQAQTACGALRKRGGG; via the coding sequence GTGAGCGCACCCGTGAACACGCTGCTGTCCTCGTTCTCGCCACGCGGCAGGTTGCTGTTCGCGTCGGCTCTGCTCGTGGGGCTGGCGACGCTCGCGCCCCTGGGGGGCCTGTCGCTGGTGGGCACCTCGCGTCTGTTGATTGGCGCGATGGCGCTGGCCGGACTGGGCTGGGTGTTGCTCCGCAAGGGAGGCATGGCTGGGAGTGCCGATGCGGCCGCTCCGGAGCCCCTGCGCGTCGTCTCGCGGACGGGGCTTTCCCAGCGCTGTGGCCTCGCGCTCGTGGAGGCGGATGGACGGCGCTACCTCGTGGCCTACGGCGACACCTTCGCGGAGATCCATGAGACCCGGGCCATGGCGGTCATGCCCGGCGCTATGCCCAGGCCGACGGTGAAGCCCCGGTTCGACCTGGCGCCGACGGTGCTCTTTCCCCGCGCGCGGCAGGCCCAGACGGCGTGTGGCGCACTCCGGAAGCGAGGCGGGGGATGA
- a CDS encoding HU family DNA-binding protein produces the protein MLKSDLINILVAKRGVTQKQAEATIETIFESMKDALCRGENIEIRGLGAFHVKNYQGYQGRNPKTGQVIPVKPKRGLLFRTGKELRDRVNRPAPLQAQSDLPPSSEFKGSSGTGTL, from the coding sequence ATGCTCAAGTCTGATCTGATCAACATCCTCGTTGCCAAACGAGGCGTGACCCAGAAGCAGGCGGAGGCGACCATCGAGACGATCTTCGAGTCGATGAAGGACGCCCTCTGCCGCGGGGAGAACATCGAGATCCGCGGGCTTGGCGCCTTCCACGTGAAGAACTACCAGGGCTACCAGGGCCGCAACCCGAAGACGGGCCAGGTCATCCCGGTGAAGCCCAAGCGCGGCCTGCTCTTCCGCACGGGCAAGGAACTCCGCGACCGGGTCAACCGCCCCGCGCCGCTGCAGGCCCAGTCGGACCTGCCGCCCTCCTCCGAGTTCAAGGGCAGCAGCGGCACCGGCACCCTCTAG
- a CDS encoding EscT/YscT/HrcT family type III secretion system export apparatus protein: MNPDALGEQLLALGPHVVAVALCAARLVPIAFLCPLLGGQAAPTTVRLGLVLALSLFLHVEAGVEFSGTVETPVVMAALVVRELAYGVSVGLVAALPFDAARMGGRFIDLFRGTSAEASLPQAGSRESATGDALYHLLVARVVSGALFPVVLSALLRGFGVVQLGAFVPTEASALHVVVMVGGAMATGLAVGAPVAAASLAVDCFLGMASRAAAQVNLQELGAPLRILGGGALLWLGVGLLCERLLAGVASTEGALALLGEVSR, translated from the coding sequence GTGAATCCGGACGCGCTGGGCGAACAGCTCCTCGCCCTGGGACCGCACGTGGTCGCGGTGGCGCTGTGCGCGGCGAGGCTCGTGCCCATCGCGTTCCTCTGCCCATTGCTGGGAGGCCAGGCCGCGCCGACGACGGTCCGACTGGGATTGGTGCTCGCGCTCTCGCTCTTCCTGCACGTCGAGGCGGGCGTTGAGTTCAGCGGCACGGTGGAGACGCCGGTGGTGATGGCGGCGCTCGTGGTGCGAGAGCTGGCCTACGGTGTCTCCGTGGGGCTCGTGGCCGCGCTGCCCTTCGATGCGGCGAGGATGGGTGGCCGGTTCATCGACCTGTTCCGGGGAACCTCCGCGGAGGCGAGCCTGCCGCAGGCCGGGAGCCGTGAGTCGGCCACGGGCGACGCGCTGTACCACCTGCTGGTGGCGAGAGTGGTGTCGGGCGCACTGTTCCCCGTGGTGCTCTCCGCCCTGCTGCGCGGCTTCGGCGTGGTCCAACTGGGGGCCTTCGTGCCCACGGAGGCCTCGGCCCTGCACGTGGTTGTGATGGTGGGAGGCGCCATGGCCACGGGACTCGCGGTGGGCGCCCCGGTGGCGGCTGCATCGCTCGCGGTGGACTGCTTCCTGGGCATGGCGTCGAGGGCGGCGGCCCAGGTGAACCTCCAGGAGCTGGGGGCTCCGCTGCGCATCCTCGGAGGGGGCGCACTGCTGTGGTTGGGCGTGGGCCTGCTGTGTGAGCGGCTACTCGCGGGAGTGGCGTCGACGGAGGGCGCGCTGGCACTGCTGGGCGAGGTCTCCCGATGA
- the sctR gene encoding type III secretion system export apparatus subunit SctR, with amino-acid sequence MKALGLGCGVFLPASAFAAEQSLSQASYAGSPLAMMGMLALLSLLPFAVLMLTSFSKIAVVLSLARSAMGTQQAPPTLVLTGLAVVLTGHIMAPVMERMYDAGQAAYDEVHSGAQILTAAKQVTEPLRAFLMKHGGPEERARFVDLARELRPPEDSEQVQETDLFVVIPAFVITELKEAFQIGFIVFLPFLVLDMVIANVLLALGMQTLSPGQVSLPFKILLFVAVDGWALLARGLILGYR; translated from the coding sequence ATGAAGGCGCTCGGATTGGGATGCGGTGTGTTCCTGCCCGCGAGTGCATTCGCCGCGGAGCAGTCCCTGTCGCAGGCCTCCTATGCCGGCAGTCCGCTGGCGATGATGGGGATGCTCGCGCTCTTGTCGCTGCTGCCGTTCGCGGTGCTGATGCTGACGAGCTTTTCGAAGATCGCCGTGGTGCTCTCCCTGGCCCGCTCGGCGATGGGCACGCAGCAGGCACCGCCGACCCTGGTGCTCACGGGGCTCGCGGTGGTGCTGACAGGGCACATCATGGCGCCGGTGATGGAGCGCATGTACGACGCGGGGCAGGCGGCGTACGACGAGGTGCATTCCGGAGCGCAGATCCTCACCGCCGCGAAGCAGGTGACGGAGCCCCTGCGAGCCTTCCTCATGAAGCATGGCGGTCCGGAAGAGCGGGCCCGCTTCGTGGACCTGGCTCGCGAGCTTCGTCCTCCAGAGGACTCCGAGCAGGTGCAGGAGACGGACCTCTTCGTCGTCATCCCGGCCTTCGTCATCACCGAGCTGAAGGAAGCCTTCCAGATTGGCTTCATCGTCTTCCTGCCCTTCCTGGTGCTCGACATGGTCATCGCCAACGTGTTGCTCGCGTTGGGCATGCAGACGTTGTCGCCGGGCCAGGTGAGCCTGCCCTTCAAGATCCTCCTCTTCGTCGCCGTGGATGGCTGGGCCCTGCTCGCGCGGGGCCTCATCCTCGGCTACCGGTGA
- a CDS encoding flagellar biosynthetic protein FliQ, with the protein MSQDVLLTLGREALLLMVLASLPPIGASLLVGFLMSLFQATTQLQESTLSVVPKLCAAVLSLVLAGPWIAGQLTRFTQHLLMLIAEVAL; encoded by the coding sequence ATGAGCCAGGACGTCCTGCTCACCCTGGGGCGTGAGGCCCTGCTGTTGATGGTGCTCGCCTCGCTGCCGCCCATCGGCGCGAGCCTGTTGGTGGGCTTTCTGATGAGCCTCTTCCAGGCAACGACCCAGTTGCAGGAGAGCACGCTGTCGGTGGTGCCCAAGCTGTGCGCCGCGGTGTTGTCCCTGGTGCTCGCGGGGCCGTGGATCGCCGGACAGCTCACGCGCTTCACCCAGCACCTCCTCATGCTCATCGCGGAGGTGGCGCTGTGA
- a CDS encoding EscU/YscU/HrcU family type III secretion system export apparatus switch protein — protein MSGEKTEQPTAKRMREARRKGQLPRSRMLTSSATTLGGLLGFIAFAPDGFARLRDWTARLMLEQTAAGAWEEGAWVAARLCGPALGGALAASLAVSVATVGFELDARHAAPKLERINPAAGLKRLFSVRPWVELGKALIVAALLGLIVWNEVEAVGPDALRTAWLEGTRGMEFLLGRLAALVTRLAWVVLGCGVVDYALARRSHRRELMMTREEVKREHKESEGDPRHKGQRRALHRQLAQGGPARGVQKATAVIVNPTHIAVALRYDAGECDAPYLVAKGREQDALALKEEARRQGIPVLRDVPLARSLIHFDVGESIPEELYQAAAVVLRTAMELREPDDRPRRQT, from the coding sequence ATGAGCGGCGAGAAGACGGAGCAGCCCACCGCGAAACGGATGCGGGAGGCCCGGCGCAAGGGCCAGCTTCCGCGCAGCCGGATGTTGACCTCCAGCGCGACAACGCTGGGCGGGCTGCTGGGCTTCATCGCGTTCGCGCCAGATGGCTTTGCTCGGCTGAGGGACTGGACCGCGCGGTTGATGCTGGAACAGACCGCCGCTGGCGCATGGGAGGAGGGGGCCTGGGTCGCCGCCCGGCTGTGTGGCCCTGCCTTGGGCGGAGCGCTTGCGGCCTCACTGGCGGTCTCCGTGGCCACCGTAGGCTTCGAACTGGACGCTCGCCATGCCGCGCCGAAGCTCGAGCGCATCAACCCCGCCGCGGGCCTCAAGCGCCTCTTCAGCGTCCGGCCATGGGTCGAGCTGGGCAAGGCGCTGATTGTGGCCGCACTGCTGGGCCTCATCGTCTGGAACGAGGTGGAGGCGGTCGGCCCCGATGCCTTGCGGACCGCGTGGCTCGAAGGAACCCGGGGAATGGAGTTCCTGCTCGGCCGGCTGGCTGCGCTGGTGACGCGGCTGGCGTGGGTGGTGCTGGGGTGCGGTGTCGTGGACTACGCGCTCGCCCGTCGCAGTCACCGGCGCGAGCTGATGATGACCCGCGAAGAGGTCAAACGGGAGCACAAGGAGAGCGAGGGCGACCCGCGCCACAAGGGCCAGCGGCGCGCCCTGCACCGCCAACTGGCGCAGGGCGGTCCGGCACGTGGAGTGCAGAAGGCCACCGCCGTGATCGTCAACCCCACGCACATCGCGGTCGCGCTCCGTTACGACGCGGGCGAATGCGACGCGCCCTACCTCGTGGCCAAGGGCCGCGAACAGGACGCGCTCGCGCTCAAGGAGGAGGCGCGCCGGCAGGGCATCCCCGTACTTCGGGACGTGCCGCTGGCCCGCAGCCTCATCCACTTCGACGTAGGGGAGTCCATCCCCGAAGAGCTGTACCAGGCGGCGGCCGTCGTGTTGCGGACCGCGATGGAGCTTCGCGAGCCGGACGACCGTCCAAGGAGACAGACGTGA
- a CDS encoding flagellar biosynthesis protein FlhA, translating to MPPFLKVLLKARQSSEVVLAVAMAAVLGALIIPLPAWLLDMGLAVNLAAAVALLVAALNAKDALRVTSFPTLLLFTTLFRLSLNVSSTRLALSEGHAGEVIQAFGEFVVRGDYVVGAVVFAILTLVQLLVVTKGAERVAEVSARFTLDAMPGKQMSIDADLRAGAIDQTQARRRRRDLERESQMFGAMDGAMKFVKGDVIAGLVIVAVNLLGGTLIGVLQNGQSFSEAAATFALIAIGDGLVSQVPSLCIAVAAGLVVTRVASEKEEDSLGAEIGSQFFGDFRTLLTVAGLCVALALMPGMPHLTFLALAAGLGGLGYALRRKAQAPEKSPSKDGASSEAAVPAGAAGKPPESAKAPVGVTPLTLDLSAQLTPLAEADGGAFVHSVLNAVRDELFFELGVRIPGIRVRTHAAYLGPGEYRILLDEVPAGGGVVQPGALYALVPPGELAFLEVQAEAAVEPSSGRPISRVGEGGRSRLELAQVPVRKPSELIADHLRAVLRLRAAALLGLQEVQGLLEGLEAQSPVLVKEALQKVPLPLLVDVLRRLVQEQVSIRDLRAILEALVAPTTEGDATALAERCRQALHRYLSHQFAPTGPLYAYLVDPDVEEVLRASGPRGHAPEPERIMEILEGVRVIANGGRAVLLTAPDIRRPLRKLCEGPFPDVAVLTYGELDGDLQIRPIGRLSPVAVGR from the coding sequence ATGCCCCCATTCCTGAAGGTCTTGCTGAAGGCCCGTCAGTCCTCGGAAGTCGTGCTCGCGGTGGCGATGGCGGCGGTGCTGGGGGCGCTCATCATCCCGCTGCCGGCGTGGCTCCTCGACATGGGGCTCGCGGTGAATCTGGCCGCGGCGGTGGCACTGCTGGTCGCCGCGCTGAACGCGAAGGACGCGCTGCGGGTGACGTCGTTCCCCACGTTGCTGCTCTTCACCACGCTGTTCAGGTTGTCGCTCAACGTGTCGTCCACTCGGCTGGCGCTCTCCGAGGGCCACGCGGGCGAGGTCATCCAGGCCTTTGGCGAGTTCGTGGTGCGAGGCGACTACGTGGTGGGCGCGGTGGTGTTCGCCATCCTCACGTTGGTGCAGTTGCTGGTGGTGACCAAGGGCGCGGAGCGGGTCGCGGAGGTGTCCGCCCGATTCACGCTGGACGCCATGCCCGGCAAGCAGATGTCCATCGACGCGGACCTGCGCGCGGGTGCCATCGACCAGACCCAGGCCCGGCGCAGGCGGCGCGATCTGGAGCGCGAGTCCCAGATGTTCGGCGCCATGGACGGCGCGATGAAGTTCGTGAAGGGGGACGTCATCGCGGGGCTGGTCATCGTCGCGGTGAACCTGCTGGGCGGCACCCTCATCGGCGTGTTGCAGAACGGCCAGTCCTTCTCCGAGGCCGCCGCCACCTTCGCCCTCATCGCCATCGGCGACGGGCTCGTGTCCCAGGTGCCCTCGCTGTGCATCGCGGTGGCCGCGGGCCTCGTCGTCACACGGGTGGCGTCGGAGAAGGAAGAGGACTCGCTCGGGGCGGAGATCGGCTCCCAGTTCTTCGGCGACTTCCGCACCTTGCTCACCGTCGCGGGCCTGTGTGTCGCGCTGGCCTTGATGCCGGGCATGCCGCACCTGACCTTCCTCGCGCTGGCGGCAGGCCTCGGCGGGCTCGGGTATGCGCTGCGGCGCAAGGCGCAGGCGCCGGAGAAGTCACCCTCGAAGGATGGCGCCTCCTCGGAAGCCGCGGTGCCCGCCGGAGCCGCGGGCAAGCCGCCGGAGAGCGCGAAGGCACCCGTCGGGGTGACGCCGCTCACGTTGGACCTGTCCGCGCAGCTGACACCGCTCGCGGAGGCCGACGGAGGCGCCTTCGTGCACTCCGTGCTGAACGCCGTGCGTGACGAGCTGTTCTTCGAACTGGGCGTGCGCATCCCCGGCATCCGGGTGCGGACCCATGCCGCCTACCTGGGCCCGGGCGAGTACCGCATCCTCCTGGACGAAGTGCCCGCCGGTGGCGGCGTGGTGCAGCCCGGCGCCCTGTACGCGCTCGTTCCTCCCGGCGAGCTGGCCTTCCTGGAGGTCCAGGCGGAAGCGGCGGTGGAGCCCTCCAGCGGGCGCCCCATCAGCCGCGTGGGGGAGGGGGGCCGCTCCCGGTTGGAGCTGGCCCAGGTGCCGGTGCGCAAGCCCTCGGAGCTCATCGCGGACCACCTGCGGGCCGTGCTGCGCCTGCGCGCCGCCGCGCTGCTGGGACTCCAGGAGGTGCAGGGACTGCTGGAAGGGCTGGAAGCCCAGTCGCCCGTGCTGGTGAAGGAAGCGCTCCAGAAGGTGCCGCTGCCGCTGCTGGTGGACGTGCTGCGGCGGCTCGTGCAGGAGCAGGTGAGCATCCGCGACCTGCGCGCCATCCTGGAGGCGCTCGTGGCGCCCACCACGGAAGGCGACGCCACGGCCCTGGCAGAGCGCTGCCGTCAGGCCCTGCACCGCTACCTGAGCCACCAGTTCGCGCCCACGGGCCCGCTGTACGCGTACCTCGTGGACCCGGACGTGGAGGAGGTGCTGCGCGCCAGCGGTCCCCGGGGGCACGCGCCGGAGCCGGAGCGCATCATGGAGATCCTGGAAGGGGTGCGAGTCATCGCCAACGGGGGCCGGGCGGTGCTGCTCACGGCTCCGGACATCCGTCGTCCGCTGCGCAAGCTGTGCGAGGGCCCGTTCCCGGACGTGGCGGTGCTCACCTACGGTGAACTGGACGGGGACCTGCAGATTCGCCCCATCGGCCGGCTATCGCCGGTCGCCGTGGGGCGGTGA